One Kaistella polysaccharea DNA segment encodes these proteins:
- the dapF gene encoding diaminopimelate epimerase has product MQNTIEFFKYQGTGNDFVIIDNRDLLFPKEKEIIEKLCDRRFGIGGDGLILLENDITADFKMVYYNSDGNESTMCGNGGRCLVAFAHFLDIFENQTTFTAIDGLHEAAINNGTIKLKMIDVDSIKNIDGNFELNTGSPHYVTFVEMLKDYKVFENGNKIRNSASYCQEGINVNFVEEISENEIFIRTYERGVEDETFSCGTGATASALVFLKDKNQPSVKVKVLGGNLKVYAEQDGDSFKNIWLEGPAKQIFKGKISL; this is encoded by the coding sequence ATGCAGAATACCATCGAATTTTTTAAATATCAGGGCACGGGAAATGATTTCGTAATCATTGACAATCGTGATTTGCTGTTTCCAAAAGAGAAAGAAATCATAGAGAAACTATGCGACCGACGATTTGGAATCGGTGGCGATGGCCTTATTCTCTTGGAAAACGACATCACTGCTGATTTCAAAATGGTTTATTATAATTCCGACGGAAACGAAAGCACGATGTGCGGGAACGGCGGCAGATGTCTTGTTGCCTTCGCTCACTTTCTAGACATTTTTGAAAATCAAACAACCTTTACCGCCATTGACGGTTTACACGAAGCTGCGATTAATAATGGTACTATCAAACTGAAGATGATCGACGTGGATTCCATTAAAAACATTGATGGAAATTTTGAATTAAATACTGGCTCGCCCCATTATGTGACTTTCGTAGAAATGTTAAAGGATTATAAAGTTTTCGAAAATGGTAACAAAATCAGAAATTCGGCGTCTTATTGTCAGGAAGGAATAAACGTGAATTTTGTGGAAGAAATTTCTGAAAATGAAATCTTCATTAGAACCTACGAACGTGGTGTTGAAGATGAAACTTTCAGTTGTGGAACTGGAGCTACAGCCTCAGCTTTGGTTTTCCTGAAAGATAAAAATCAACCTTCGGTAAAAGTAAAAGTTCTGGGTGGCAATCTAAAAGTATACGCAGAACAGGATGGTGATTCTTTCAAAAACATATGGTTAGAAGGTCCTGCAAAACAGATATTCAAAGGAAAAATCAGTTTATAA
- a CDS encoding TonB-dependent receptor produces MTNRIEISSIIKKRTLGLVFVLGAASLAFAQQKVDVSGKIVDQQNNAVPYASVTFSNKANKLFSDAVLSDEKGEYKLALTPGNYDIIIEAIDFKKSTVNKQIATAGNLGNLTVQPEASITNTKTSDIQGVVITATAAKPYRVELDKKVYDPSTDIISKGGNLQDVLANVPSVSVETDGTVSMRGNSNVKFLINGKPSSLLGIDSGANALQSIPADQIERIEVITNPSSKFEASGTAGILNIILKKSKGMGFNGSVTGSLGYLPSTNLNTNLSWKKGSWTWFLNGGGGYREGEGKSDSETRFFDTTTGATTRYFEQNSRNNSDSKFYNATAGFAVDLTEKTSFNLSGMIRNFSNESNNKVDNINYDASRVLNNYTQTSALGTSSNLSLQGDIGLDHKFNDAGHNIALSLSLQKSDNESTEDSREFEDSYFRYGTLGNNNTVNKSVIGKVDYELPIGEKSKIEAGYRIDNNVNDYDFLNRENDFNLNYGVVDEYSGNTVYDETINAAYAQFKSKIDKLGYQLGVRAENSQINIEYQSLSGNTSSKKKEYTGFFPSVFLSYDLGSSNNQLLLNYSRRINRPRSWFLIPYPTSLANRQNLFRGNEDLNPSYIDSFELGYAIQKKKFTINPTLYYRQTTDDVKFVLLSQAIGSDVLVTSPYNVGNETSYGLDLNLTADLFPWYKIMASADVFGYKSEGSYFDPTRMVKPLSFDGEGFSTRLRLTNSFKIDKTLNMQLQGFYRGGQKTASSESKDMYVLNFGANKTIWNNNGTIAFNIQDILGTRGRNSTSFGPGYERDSYMRWSPRSFNVSLTYRFKQGEKIDAPKRKKDINSNSSGDDEQGPPM; encoded by the coding sequence ATGACGAACAGGATTGAGATTTCATCCATTATTAAAAAACGAACATTAGGACTTGTTTTCGTTTTAGGTGCAGCCAGTTTGGCTTTTGCACAACAGAAGGTAGACGTGAGCGGGAAAATTGTAGATCAACAAAACAATGCCGTTCCTTACGCTTCAGTAACTTTTAGCAATAAGGCCAATAAACTTTTCAGTGACGCAGTCTTAAGTGATGAAAAAGGAGAATACAAGCTCGCACTGACACCCGGAAATTACGACATCATCATCGAGGCGATTGATTTTAAAAAATCTACTGTAAACAAGCAAATCGCAACTGCTGGGAACTTAGGAAACTTGACCGTTCAGCCGGAAGCTTCTATAACCAATACCAAAACATCTGACATTCAAGGCGTCGTCATTACTGCAACTGCGGCAAAACCTTATCGTGTTGAATTAGATAAAAAAGTGTACGATCCATCAACTGACATTATCAGCAAAGGTGGAAACTTACAAGATGTTTTGGCGAATGTTCCCTCAGTTTCGGTAGAAACAGATGGTACGGTTTCTATGCGTGGGAACTCAAACGTAAAATTCTTGATCAACGGAAAACCTTCTTCACTACTTGGGATCGATAGTGGCGCGAATGCACTGCAATCAATTCCAGCTGATCAAATCGAAAGAATTGAAGTGATTACCAATCCATCTTCAAAATTTGAAGCCAGCGGAACTGCAGGTATTTTAAATATTATTTTAAAGAAATCTAAAGGAATGGGCTTCAACGGAAGCGTTACCGGAAGTTTAGGTTATTTACCAAGCACAAATTTAAATACGAACTTAAGCTGGAAAAAAGGAAGCTGGACTTGGTTTCTGAATGGTGGCGGCGGTTATCGTGAAGGTGAAGGAAAAAGCGATAGCGAAACGCGCTTCTTTGATACCACAACTGGTGCAACAACAAGATATTTCGAGCAAAATTCCCGAAACAATAGTGACAGTAAATTCTATAATGCAACTGCAGGTTTTGCCGTAGACTTAACGGAGAAAACTTCTTTTAATTTATCGGGAATGATTAGAAACTTTTCTAACGAAAGCAATAACAAAGTAGATAATATTAATTATGATGCATCAAGAGTTTTAAATAATTACACGCAAACTTCGGCTCTAGGAACAAGTTCTAATCTTTCTTTACAAGGAGACATTGGTTTGGATCATAAATTTAATGATGCGGGGCACAACATCGCGTTATCTTTAAGTCTGCAAAAAAGTGACAACGAATCAACCGAAGATTCAAGAGAATTTGAAGATTCATATTTTAGATATGGTACTTTAGGAAATAATAATACGGTGAACAAATCCGTCATCGGAAAGGTTGATTACGAATTGCCTATCGGAGAGAAATCAAAAATCGAAGCAGGCTATCGAATCGATAACAATGTTAATGATTACGATTTCCTAAACCGTGAAAATGATTTTAATCTGAATTACGGCGTCGTAGATGAATACAGTGGAAATACGGTTTATGACGAAACCATCAATGCAGCATACGCTCAGTTCAAAAGCAAAATTGATAAATTAGGCTATCAGTTGGGCGTAAGAGCAGAAAACTCACAGATTAATATTGAATATCAAAGTTTAAGTGGAAATACTTCGAGCAAAAAGAAAGAATATACCGGATTTTTTCCAAGTGTATTTTTAAGTTATGACTTAGGAAGTTCTAATAATCAATTGTTATTGAATTACTCCAGAAGGATTAACAGACCTCGTTCTTGGTTCTTAATTCCTTACCCAACCTCATTGGCAAACCGTCAGAACTTATTTCGTGGTAATGAAGATTTAAATCCTTCTTATATTGATTCATTTGAGTTAGGATATGCCATTCAGAAAAAGAAATTTACCATCAATCCAACTTTATACTACCGACAAACGACAGACGATGTAAAATTTGTTTTACTGAGTCAGGCGATTGGATCTGATGTTTTGGTGACAAGTCCTTATAACGTAGGAAATGAAACGAGTTACGGTTTAGATTTAAATTTGACTGCTGATCTTTTCCCGTGGTATAAAATTATGGCAAGCGCCGATGTTTTTGGGTACAAATCAGAGGGTTCCTATTTTGATCCAACTAGAATGGTAAAACCACTTTCTTTTGACGGTGAAGGTTTTTCTACAAGATTGAGATTGACAAACAGTTTTAAAATTGACAAAACATTGAATATGCAATTGCAAGGTTTTTACCGAGGTGGACAAAAAACCGCTTCAAGTGAAAGTAAAGACATGTATGTTTTAAATTTCGGTGCAAATAAAACCATCTGGAACAACAATGGAACTATCGCTTTTAATATACAGGACATTCTGGGAACCAGAGGGAGAAACTCCACCAGTTTCGGCCCAGGTTACGAAAGAGATTCCTATATGCGTTGGAGCCCAAGAAGTTTTAATGTTTCTTTGACTTACCGATTTAAACAAGGTGAAAAAATAGATGCACCAAAACGTAAAAAAGATATCAACAGCAATTCCAGTGGTGACGACGAGCAAGGTCCACCAATGTAA
- the mltG gene encoding endolytic transglycosylase MltG, which produces MKKGFGIVLVIVFLIFAVGSFFGYQYYKKFYGNNVAKEGYVLIPHSANFNSILDSISPYVKNKEQFAEVAKSKNMDKFFSAGRYRIKSGTNNTDLVNMIKAGNQTENTFRIGDFFTVYQMVGKVAKKTELDSLRFATDLDKIATTKGLSNAEELKKYFFIDTYNFFWTVTPEEFFKKFEGEYNDFWTAERNGKEKQLGLSRDQIYALASLVYKETGGKPDEMKRVAGLYLNRFRKGMKLQSDPTVIYAVSKANNFQGDPIKRVFFKHLREPSPYNTYYSAGIPPGPICMVDKNSVDAVLNAEKNDFIFMAADPNKFGFHRFTASDIEHAKNAKDYQQWLNSKNIK; this is translated from the coding sequence ATGAAAAAAGGCTTCGGAATTGTTTTGGTAATCGTGTTTCTGATTTTTGCAGTCGGAAGTTTTTTTGGATATCAGTATTACAAGAAATTTTATGGGAATAATGTTGCTAAAGAAGGTTACGTTTTAATTCCGCATTCTGCCAATTTCAATTCTATTTTAGATTCCATTTCACCTTATGTTAAAAATAAGGAGCAGTTTGCGGAAGTTGCGAAAAGCAAGAATATGGATAAGTTTTTCAGCGCCGGACGATATAGAATTAAATCAGGAACGAATAATACAGATTTGGTCAATATGATTAAAGCTGGAAACCAAACAGAAAATACCTTTAGAATTGGGGATTTTTTCACCGTTTATCAAATGGTTGGGAAAGTCGCCAAAAAAACAGAATTGGATTCTTTGCGTTTTGCGACAGATTTAGATAAAATAGCAACCACAAAAGGTTTAAGCAATGCGGAAGAACTCAAGAAATATTTCTTTATCGACACCTACAATTTTTTCTGGACGGTTACGCCTGAAGAATTCTTCAAGAAATTTGAAGGAGAATATAATGACTTCTGGACTGCTGAAAGAAATGGTAAGGAAAAACAATTAGGCTTAAGCCGTGATCAAATTTATGCCTTGGCCTCTTTGGTTTATAAAGAAACTGGTGGCAAACCCGATGAAATGAAAAGAGTTGCAGGTTTATATTTAAACCGTTTCCGAAAAGGCATGAAACTGCAAAGTGATCCAACGGTAATTTATGCCGTTAGTAAAGCCAATAATTTTCAGGGAGATCCGATCAAAAGAGTTTTCTTTAAACATCTGCGTGAACCCTCGCCATATAACACGTATTATTCCGCGGGAATTCCCCCAGGACCGATTTGTATGGTGGATAAAAATTCGGTAGACGCGGTTTTAAATGCAGAAAAAAATGACTTCATTTTTATGGCAGCAGACCCTAATAAATTTGGATTTCACCGCTTCACCGCAAGTGATATTGAACACGCAAAAAATGCGAAAGATTATCAGCAATGGTTGAATTCGAAAAACATTAAGTAA